In Candidatus Thermoplasmatota archaeon, the following proteins share a genomic window:
- a CDS encoding caspase family protein — MSSMSKRILAFLIFIIVMTPLLAGCMGEDRVYNEKPVVEILYPCSKTTVFGIVMIGGLAYDEDGNDTLINVEVKIGDGEWCIVDGVTNWSYDWRTYNITNGYYSVYARAWDGASYSDIDEITLVVSNPEISDSDAHKWAVFVAAANYPEKNESKLGNGGLYLAENIATYLIENCGYPTSNIVILFDDGWIRAENGYGTRIKPLQERVHKYDVAYGGATKANMEAAIKYVIQQSNQYSDSEVFIWFFGHGYGDQNNQLTGGKILEKSSLFLWNNEVVTDSELGKLLSSLRSKKTCIIVDACYSGGFADKTILNLPTLFLLHSGIPKPGRVVMTGASKFRSGYASTTQGPLFTLLWFDGLTTGKADGFRPGISKTGRRTLLKFFKDGKVSVEEAFYYARYMLRTSKVFDDYQKMEPQINDQYPNRGVIRSLRGMHL, encoded by the coding sequence ATGAGTAGTATGAGCAAGAGGATACTAGCATTTCTCATATTTATCATAGTCATGACACCATTGTTAGCTGGGTGTATGGGTGAGGATAGAGTATACAATGAGAAGCCTGTGGTGGAAATCCTCTACCCGTGTAGTAAAACAACTGTTTTTGGGATTGTGATGATAGGTGGTCTCGCCTACGATGAGGATGGTAACGATACTTTGATAAATGTTGAGGTTAAAATCGGTGATGGGGAATGGTGTATAGTTGATGGTGTCACTAATTGGAGTTATGATTGGAGGACATACAATATAACAAATGGGTATTATTCTGTTTATGCACGTGCATGGGATGGTGCAAGCTACTCTGATATAGATGAGATAACTCTTGTGGTTAGCAACCCTGAGATTAGTGATTCAGATGCACATAAATGGGCTGTTTTTGTTGCTGCTGCAAACTACCCTGAGAAAAACGAAAGCAAACTAGGCAATGGTGGTCTTTATCTTGCAGAAAACATTGCAACCTATCTAATAGAAAATTGTGGTTACCCCACGTCAAACATAGTTATTCTCTTTGATGATGGTTGGATAAGAGCAGAGAATGGTTATGGTACTAGAATAAAACCTCTTCAGGAACGTGTACACAAATATGATGTTGCCTATGGTGGTGCCACAAAGGCGAATATGGAAGCTGCTATAAAATACGTGATACAACAGTCAAACCAATATAGTGATAGCGAGGTTTTCATCTGGTTTTTTGGACATGGATATGGTGACCAAAACAACCAGTTAACTGGTGGTAAAATCTTGGAGAAAAGCTCCCTCTTTTTATGGAACAATGAAGTAGTTACAGACTCAGAACTCGGTAAACTTTTATCTAGTCTAAGATCAAAGAAAACATGTATAATCGTTGATGCCTGTTACAGTGGTGGTTTTGCTGACAAAACAATACTTAACCTGCCAACATTATTTCTACTTCACTCAGGCATACCAAAGCCTGGCAGGGTTGTTATGACAGGTGCAAGTAAATTCAGGTCAGGCTACGCTAGCACAACACAGGGTCCATTGTTTACGCTTCTATGGTTTGATGGTCTCACAACAGGTAAAGCAGATGGTTTCAGACCAGGGATAAGTAAAACAGGTAGACGAACACTACTCAAGTTTTTCAAAGATGGTAAAGTCTCGGTTGAAGAAGCATTCTATTACGCTAGATACATGCTTAGAACCAGTAAAGTTTTTGATGATTACCAGAAGATGGAGCCGCAGATAAACGACCAATACCCAAACCGGGGTGTTATCCGTAGTCTCCGTGGTATGCATCTATAA
- a CDS encoding CBS domain-containing protein, whose amino-acid sequence MSEEKDFIKKLYNLKVKDLMEPINQDMPLVEKNDDISSVLSFLGKKDHVWVVDSRETLRILGVITEYDTLSLFSPLYTPLQYFDKPPIQSFHYGLDINVEEVMSKNPISTFFEEKIMDVILKMKQHKVKQLPVVDKDNKLLGEIKLRHLIDSYTKEQSSTKEANK is encoded by the coding sequence ATGAGTGAGGAAAAAGATTTTATAAAGAAACTATACAATCTCAAAGTAAAGGATCTTATGGAGCCTATAAACCAAGATATGCCTCTTGTGGAGAAAAATGATGATATATCCTCTGTGTTATCTTTTTTGGGTAAAAAAGACCATGTCTGGGTTGTTGACAGCAGAGAAACATTACGCATATTAGGTGTAATCACAGAATATGATACCCTATCACTTTTTTCACCACTGTATACGCCTCTACAGTATTTTGATAAACCCCCTATTCAATCTTTTCACTATGGGCTTGATATAAATGTTGAGGAGGTTATGTCAAAGAACCCGATATCAACATTCTTTGAAGAGAAAATCATGGATGTTATACTAAAGATGAAACAGCATAAGGTTAAACAACTTCCTGTTGTTGACAAAGATAACAAGCTGTTAGGTGAGATAAAACTACGTCATCTGATAGATAGTTATACAAAAGAACAATCTTCTACCAAGGAAGCAAATAAGTAA
- a CDS encoding cation:proton antiporter, translating to MLLEITLAIVFAKLLNLLFEKLKQPGVIGEILAGILLGPCCIGSLSGSIMLFGSSLFHFSLNLRSPEFKEIAFIGVIFLLFMVGLETNMSDLKKTKKAGFFVGIFGVVVPFIFGCIFGLTFGLNVTQSMALGAIFLATSATIAIRILADADMFTTRVGLAIHTAVVINDILAIIIFALVFSNGNPVTLVFQVISFFVLALLLGFIIVRHSSKNNVKRKAPIIILTTGLIICFFFAAFAENMGLTAIIGAFIAGLFIRKTPQANVLADYIKTIGYAFFIPLFFVYVGASFDFIYLLSVQSQQLIGLILFITFFVVFALLGNFFGGFIGAKLSGLTRKESVSVGIGMMPVMGVALIIVTTEIDKGIFGDPTGILAEQVKIATLLLIITSALITPPLLKRSMVSTLLKSIGKRKTKSLFYPYPHCSICNYPLRLIPNKDGWYCDSCKMFIPVQTKNPPNIRHQTIHVNDRYIKYIIGAITILICGFAIQNLPLNQKIVAMIGIFIGTTLAFLTTKYLFSQNKKPDF from the coding sequence ATGTTACTTGAGATTACTCTAGCAATCGTTTTCGCAAAACTTTTAAACCTTTTATTTGAAAAGCTAAAGCAGCCAGGTGTTATAGGAGAAATACTCGCTGGAATACTCCTAGGCCCATGCTGTATAGGTTCTCTCTCAGGATCCATTATGCTATTTGGTTCCTCTTTGTTTCATTTCAGCTTAAATTTAAGATCCCCTGAGTTTAAAGAAATTGCTTTCATTGGCGTAATTTTCCTATTATTTATGGTTGGGCTAGAAACCAACATGAGTGATCTGAAAAAAACAAAAAAAGCAGGTTTTTTTGTCGGCATATTTGGTGTTGTTGTTCCTTTTATATTTGGGTGTATATTTGGTTTAACATTCGGTTTAAATGTTACACAGAGTATGGCTCTCGGTGCGATATTTTTGGCTACATCTGCCACGATAGCTATAAGGATTCTAGCTGATGCAGATATGTTTACCACCCGTGTAGGTTTAGCTATTCATACAGCCGTTGTTATTAACGATATTCTGGCGATAATAATTTTTGCGTTAGTATTCAGTAATGGAAACCCTGTTACATTAGTTTTTCAAGTTATTTCCTTTTTCGTTTTAGCACTACTCCTAGGATTTATCATAGTCCGTCATTCATCAAAAAATAATGTGAAAAGGAAAGCACCGATAATTATTCTCACAACAGGTTTGATAATATGTTTCTTTTTTGCAGCATTTGCAGAAAACATGGGGTTAACAGCTATAATAGGGGCTTTTATAGCAGGTCTTTTCATCCGTAAAACACCACAGGCTAATGTACTAGCTGACTACATTAAAACAATAGGGTACGCTTTTTTTATACCGCTTTTCTTCGTATACGTTGGTGCAAGTTTCGATTTTATCTATCTTCTTAGCGTTCAATCTCAACAACTCATTGGTCTCATATTATTTATCACCTTTTTTGTCGTTTTTGCTCTCTTAGGGAATTTTTTCGGAGGGTTTATAGGAGCAAAACTATCAGGATTAACCAGAAAAGAATCAGTAAGTGTTGGCATCGGAATGATGCCGGTTATGGGTGTAGCACTAATTATTGTGACCACTGAGATAGATAAAGGAATTTTTGGTGACCCAACAGGTATTCTTGCTGAACAAGTGAAAATAGCTACGTTACTACTGATTATAACAAGTGCTTTGATAACCCCGCCTTTGCTAAAGAGGAGTATGGTATCAACCCTGTTAAAAAGTATAGGGAAAAGAAAAACCAAATCCTTGTTCTACCCGTACCCTCACTGCTCAATTTGCAATTACCCGCTTAGATTAATCCCTAATAAAGACGGGTGGTACTGCGATTCCTGCAAAATGTTTATACCAGTTCAAACTAAAAACCCTCCAAATATACGACATCAAACAATACATGTAAACGATAGATACATAAAATACATAATAGGGGCAATAACCATCTTGATATGTGGTTTTGCAATACAAAACCTTCCATTAAACCAAAAAATTGTTGCTATGATCGGTATTTTCATTGGTACAACACTAGCTTTTCTAACCACAAAATACCTTTTTTCTCAAAACAAAAAACCTGATTTTTAA